A window of Betaproteobacteria bacterium genomic DNA:
GCATCGTGGGAATCGGCAAGGCCGGCAACCCGAAGATCATGGATGGCGTGGATCCGCGGCTGCGCTGCGGGCCGAACACGACCGTGGTGCACGCCGACGGATTCGTCGTCACTGCGGGCGGGGTCGAGGCCCACGCTCACTTCATCTCGCCGCAGCAGTGCTGGCACGCGCTGGCCGGCGGGACGACCACGATGATCGGCATGACGCCCGGCCCGCACTTCGACGTGAGCTGCTCGGGGCCCAACGTGCTGGGCCGGCTGATCCAGGGCGCGGACGAGTTCCCGCTCAATTTCGGCTTCCTCGGCCGCGGCTGCATGGACCCCGGCGCGGTGGAGGAATCCGTCGCGGGCGGGGCCCTGGGCGTGAAGATCCACGAGGACTACGGCGCCTCTCCCGCCATCATCGACGGCTCGCTGCGCGCCGCGGACCGCAACGACTTCTCGGTGCACATCCATACCGACACCATCAACGAGTTCGGCTACTGCGAGGACACGCTGCGGGTGATCGGCGAACGCACGATCCACATGTATCACACCGAGGGTGCCGGCGGCGGACACGCGCCGGATCTGCTGCGCGTGAACGGTTTCGCCAACGTGATTCCTTCGTCCACGAACCCCACCAATCCTTTCACCCCGGCAGGCCTGGACGAGGGACTGCCGATGACGATGCTCGCGCACTTCCTCAACTTCTCCATCCCCGAGGACATCGCCTTTGCGGAAGCCCGGGTGCGTCCCCAGACCATGGCGGCCGAGGATCTGCTGCACGACATGGGCGCCATCTCGGTGTTCGCCACCGATACTCAGGGCATGGGGCGGCTTGCGGAGAACGCCGCCAAGTGCTGGCAGCTTGCCTCCGTGATGAAGGACCGCATCGGCCGGCTGCCCGGCGAGATGACGGCCCGGGCGGACAACGAACGGATCAAGCGCTACATCGCCAAGCTCACGATCAATCCGGCGATCGCGGCCGGAATCGATGAGCACGTGGGTTCCATCGAACCGGGCAAGATGGCCGACCTCGTGATCTGGCCGCGGGCCAGCTTCGGCATCAAGCCGTTCCTGGTGATCAAGGGCGGCTTCGTCACGTGGTCGATGATGGGCGACGGCAACGGCAGCATCTTCATGGCGGAACCCATGGTGCAGCGCCCCATGTGGGGGGCCCTGGGCAAGGCCCGCAATGCGCTGTCCGCCACCTTCGTGAGCCAGCTGGCGCTGGACAACGATGTGGCACGAAAGCTCGGCGTCGACAAACCGATGCTGCCGATACGCAGCGTCCGCCATCTGCGCAAGCGGAACATGGTCCGCAATGACGCACTGCCGAATATCGAAGTGGACCCGCAGACATTCGAGGTCCGCGCAGATGGAGCCAGGCTTCATGCGGAACCAGCCTCGCGCGTTCCGCTGGCACGCAAATACCTGCTGCGTTGATGCGTCGCAATAGCGGCAGCGCTTGTGATCCATG
This region includes:
- the ureC gene encoding urease subunit alpha, with amino-acid sequence MAKISRAAYASLYGPTAGDMVRLADTSLLAEVEHDFTRYGDELTTGAGKVMRDGEGFEPTGTYASGALDMVVQNATIIDAVAGIVKADIGIRDGRIVGIGKAGNPKIMDGVDPRLRCGPNTTVVHADGFVVTAGGVEAHAHFISPQQCWHALAGGTTTMIGMTPGPHFDVSCSGPNVLGRLIQGADEFPLNFGFLGRGCMDPGAVEESVAGGALGVKIHEDYGASPAIIDGSLRAADRNDFSVHIHTDTINEFGYCEDTLRVIGERTIHMYHTEGAGGGHAPDLLRVNGFANVIPSSTNPTNPFTPAGLDEGLPMTMLAHFLNFSIPEDIAFAEARVRPQTMAAEDLLHDMGAISVFATDTQGMGRLAENAAKCWQLASVMKDRIGRLPGEMTARADNERIKRYIAKLTINPAIAAGIDEHVGSIEPGKMADLVIWPRASFGIKPFLVIKGGFVTWSMMGDGNGSIFMAEPMVQRPMWGALGKARNALSATFVSQLALDNDVARKLGVDKPMLPIRSVRHLRKRNMVRNDALPNIEVDPQTFEVRADGARLHAEPASRVPLARKYLLR